A window of Drosophila subobscura isolate 14011-0131.10 chromosome E, UCBerk_Dsub_1.0, whole genome shotgun sequence contains these coding sequences:
- the LOC117889761 gene encoding mitochondrial folate transporter/carrier: MNTSAVAAKGSPKKFNVFSHFKYEHLVAGISGGVASTIILHPLDLIKIRFAVNDGRTAAVPQYRGLGSAFTTIFRQEGFRGLYKGVTPNIWGSGSSWGLYFMFYNTIKTFIQGGNTTMPLGPAMHMLAAAESGALTLLLTNPIWVVKTRLCLQYDSSASAEYRGMVNALSQIYKEEGIRGLYRGFVPGMLGVSHGAIQFMTYEELKNAYNEYRKLPIDTKLATTEYLAFAAVSKLIAAAATYPYQVVRARLQDHHHRYNGTWDCIKQTWRFEGGRGFYKGLQANLTRVIPACMITFLVYENVSHYMLAKRKRAEAEAEAEKDDH; this comes from the exons ATGAATACCAGCGCAGTAGCAGCCAAGGGCAGTCCCAAGAAATTCAATGTGTTCTCCCACTTCAAGTACGAGCATCTGGTGGCCGGAATATCCGGAGGTGTAGCGTCCACAATTATACTCCATCCACTGGACCTCATCAAGATTCGATTTGCTG TTAACGATGGACGGACAGCAGCGGTTCCCCAGTATCGGGGACTGGGCAGTGCCTTTACCACCATTTTCCGGCAAGAGGGCTTCCGAGGCCTTTACAAGGGGGTCACACCCAATATCTGGGGATCGGGCTCCTCCTGGGGGCTCTACTTCATGTT CTACAACACCATCAAGACATTCATCCAGGGCGGCAACACAACGATGCCCCTGGGTCCCGCCATGCACATGCTGGCAGCCGCCGAGTCTGGAGCCCTCACCCTGCTCTTAACCAACCCCATTTGGGTGGTGAAGACGCGCCTTTGTCTGCAGTATGACTCCTCGGCCAGTGCCGAGTATCGGGGAATGGTGAATGCCCTGAGCCAGATCTACAAGGAGGAGGGTATCCGCGGATTGTACCGAGGGTTCGTGCCCGGCATGCTGGGCGTCTCGCACGGAGCCATTCAGTTTATGACCTACGAGGAGTTGAAGAATGCGTACAACGAATACCGCAAGCTGCCCATCGATACGAAACTG GCCACCACCGAGTACTTGGCCTTTGCGGCCGTCTCCAAGCTGATTGCCGCTGCAGCCACATACCCGTACCAGGTGGTGCGTGCCCGCCTGCAGGATCACCACCACCGCTACAACGGCACCTGGGACTGCATCAAACAGACTTGGAG ATTCGAGGGCGGAAGGGGCTTCTACAAGGGACTGCAGGCCAACCTCACGCGTGTGATACCCGCTTGCATGATCACGTTCCTGGTGTACGAGAACGTTTCGCATTACATGCTGGCCAAACGGAAAagggccgaggccgaggctgaggctgagaaGGACGACCATTAA
- the LOC117891179 gene encoding zinc carboxypeptidase: protein MRLLFLLLAILPLALAAPKSAVGRYAVRYDNFKIYSLFIENEDQMEELKKISQEISVHFLNELAGPGNSYNIIVGPLLQKYVESKLEYLEIVYKVIVDDLQKLLDKSAVDKDTEMEWESYHTLDTIYDWVDKECAAHDYLECKVIGQSYEGRDIKSIRLSKREGNKAILLEGNIHAMEWISSATVTFLLNQLINSEDPEMQRLSEEYDWIVVPMVNPDGFVYTHEVERLWRKNRRPNGATNSSGLCYGIDMNRNFDYHWGGAGWNIDEPCDHWFGGDEPNTEIEILALQSFVSSFDDGYIRSYMAFHAYGQYVLLPYGHSNTEFPPNYEQMKRIAAAFSDAASEPYGSAFTYGASGLLNYVVSGAAKDWAYGVKNIPFTCTVELRDKGTFGFFLPSNQITEVGVEVTAGLKGLVNKAAEEGIFD, encoded by the exons ATGAGactgctcttcctcctccttgccATCCTGCCGCTGGCCTTGGCCGCGCCCAAGTCGGCCGTGGGCCGTTATGCCGTTCGCTACGACAACTTCAAGATCTACAGTTTGTTCATTGAGAACGAAGATCAGATGGAGGAGCTAAAGAAGATCAGCCAGGAAATATCC GTGCACTTCCTCAACGAACTGGCTGGCCCTGGTAACAGTTACAACATCATTGTGGGTCCCCTGCTGCAGAAGTACGTGGAGAGTAAATTGGAGTACTTGGAGATAGTCTACAAAGTGATTGTCGATGATCTGCAAAA ATTGCTGGATAAGTCAGCTGTGGACAAGGACACGGAGATGGAGTGGGAGTCGTATCACACCCTGGACACGATCTACGACTGGGTGGACAAGGAGTGCGCCGCCCACGACTATCTGGAGTGCAAGGTGATTGGCCAGTCGTACGAGGGACGCGACATCAAGAGCATCAGGCTGTCGAAGCGCGAGGGCAACAAGGCCATCCTCCTTGAGGGCAATATCCACGCCATGGAGTGGATCTCCTCGGCCACCGTCACCTTCCTGCTCAACCAGCTGATCAACTCCGAGGACCCCGAGATGCAGCGCCTCAGCGAGGAGTACGACTGGATTGTGGTTCCCATGGTCAACCCCGATGGGTTCGTCTACACCCACGAGGTGGAGCGGCTGTGGCGCAAGAACCGCCGCCCCAATGGCGCCACCAACTCCTCCGGCCTCTGCTATGGCATCGACATGAACCGCAACTTCGACTACCACTGGGGCGGAGCTGGCTGGAACATCGATGAGCCCTGCGACCACTGGTTCGGCGGCGACGAGCCCAATACCGAAATCGAGATCCTCGCCCTGCAGTCCTTCGTCAGCTCCTTCGACGATGGCTACATCCGTTCCTACATGGCCTTCCACGCCTATGGCCAGTATGTGCTCCTGCCCTATGGCCACAGCAACACCGAGTTCCCCCCCAACTATGAGCAGATGAAGCGTATCGCCGCCGCCTTCTCCGATGCTGCGTCCGAGCCCTACGGCTCTGCATTCACCTACGGTGCCAGCGGTCTGCTCAACT ATGTCGTCTCTGGCGCTGCCAAGGATTGGGCTTACGGTGTGAAGAACATTCCCTTCACCTGCACCGTGGAGCTGCGCGACAAGGGCACCTTCGGCTTCTTCCTGCCCTCCAACCAGATCACAGAGGTCGGCGTCGAGGTTACGGCCGGTCTGAAGGGACTCGTCAACAAGGCAGCCGAGGAAGGTATCTTCGACTAA
- the LOC117889760 gene encoding ras-related protein Rab-32 isoform X2: MATSVIRSSVVSTSAGRRNICDCLAKESSGLVSLEPKSQSYSNLSGCACLRCHYLARKVIETTTSSDDTLPVEHKHHPLSAISLGTLSAKESPIFVRRQHLILPQEEQQPPPPVLYSPPFSLRSASPSYIERQPEIDRCAVEALPLAPDMPAATRTSMDINRNNGYLHNGAIMTSTSEKREHLYKILVIGELGTGKTSFIKRYVHQFFSQNYRATIGVDFALKVLQWDGNTIVRLQLWDIAGQERFGNMTRVYYKEAVGAFIVFDVTRSGTFDCVSKWKEDLDSKVQLPDGSPIPCILLANKCDQEKQGIVTNPEKMDEYVRENGFAGWFETSAKENINIDEASRALVNKILINDKLISGDLADGDKFNLNNTSDATGTETKNKCSC, encoded by the exons ATGGCAACCAGCGTCATACGGAGCAGCGTTGTCTCAACATCCGCCGGACGCCGCAACATCTGCGACTGCCTGGCCAAAGAGTCCTCCGGTCTTGTGAGTCTTGAACCCAAGTCCCAATCGTACAGCAATCTCAGTGGGTGTGCCTGTCTGCGGTGCCACTATCTGGCCAGGAAGGTAATCGAGACCACAACCTCTTCTGACGACACGTTGCCCGTGGAGCATAAACATCATCCCCTCAGTGCCATTTCCTTGGGCACCCTGAGCGCCAAGGAGTCGCCCATCTTTGTGCGCCGCCAGCACTTGATCTTgccacaggaggagcagcagccaccgccgcctgtACTCTACTCCCCGCCGTTCTCTCTGCGCAGTGCGTCCCCCTCGTACATAGAGCGCCAGCCGGAGATCGATCGCTGCGCCGTCGAGGCGCTTCCCCTCGCACCGGACATGCCCGCAGCCACACGTACCAGCATGGACATCAACCGAAACAACGGCTACCTGCACAACGGA GCCATCATGACGTCCACCAGCGAGAAACGGGAACATCTGTACAAAATTCTAGTCATCGGTGAGCTAGGCACAGGGAAGACGTCCTTCATCAAGCGCTACGTGCACCAGTTCTTCAGCCAAAACTATCGGGCCACCATTGGCGTGGACTTTGCCCTGAAGGTGCTCCAGTGGGATGGCAACACGATAGTGCGCCTCCAGCTGTGGGACATTGCCGGCCAGGAGCGGTTCGGCAACATGACGCGGGTCTACTACAAGGAAGCGGTTGGAGCGTTCATCGTGTTCGACGTCACGCGCAGCGGAACCTTCGACTGTGTGAGCAAGTGGAAGGAGGATCTGGACTCGAAGGTGCAGCTGCCAGACGGGAGTCCCATACCCTGCATACTGCTGGCCAATAAG TGTGATCAGGAGAAGCAGGGCATCGTCACGAATCCGGAGAAAATGGATGAGTATGTGAGGGAGAACGGGTTCGCCGGCTGGTTCGAGACATCCGCCAAGGAGAATATCAACATCGATGAAGCCTCCCGCGCTCTTGTGAATAAG ATACTCATCAACGATAAGCTGATAAGTGGCGACCTGGCCGATGGTGACAAGTTCAACCTGAACAACACCAGCGATGCAACTGGCACGGAAACCAAGAACAAGTGCTCCTGCTGA
- the LOC117889760 gene encoding ras-related protein Rab-44 isoform X1, with the protein MQHVEQQRGKVKQKVEPEPETEAERLPAERENLVLGKDREEAKEQEEEKEKEEEDTSSKIKTRSRFSAAFRSLSKPKAKKQKEQEAKSEEEPTATQLEDVDSTDSGAAGKTLKKKSLTRRLLLGGLKKTPKARPHSLATSDEISVLDSSLERVETAPDPDQDPDTPDTNAPSASSSATLLQITISGKKVEPAKGKSRSSKSRTKSSASETDYLTPAAEASAGRGATAGGKKKPTTTTTVTTKDTSSTRTTKLIVAKKKQQSTPKPAEAATPKAAAERLATAAETGGKIAVTESTRDTPPRERAPAKPSRVQVQSASSTGAVRKSSASKKLELLQQQQQRGHRLSRQVASNATTVATPESNQVPALEAPPSPEPEPSPPTCPPPPPPVEDEQAADDAVSSAESAQRESASPSPVVRFAVGSAVRSPLSAYEAALAALANQPPSSSEEPSDSSLRRLSFAQQQLVLSDHDSIEGRRETLHYHSVASEYSNEDEAAVSEDSEEQSVKDPATANPMPAFGDLTMDQEMEPAIMTSTSEKREHLYKILVIGELGTGKTSFIKRYVHQFFSQNYRATIGVDFALKVLQWDGNTIVRLQLWDIAGQERFGNMTRVYYKEAVGAFIVFDVTRSGTFDCVSKWKEDLDSKVQLPDGSPIPCILLANKCDQEKQGIVTNPEKMDEYVRENGFAGWFETSAKENINIDEASRALVNKILINDKLISGDLADGDKFNLNNTSDATGTETKNKCSC; encoded by the exons atgcaacacgTTGAACAGCAGCGgggaaaagtcaaacaaaaagtggaaCCCGAGCccgaaacagaagcagaacgATTGCCAGCGGAGAGGGAGAATTTGGTGTTAGGAAAGGACAGGGAGGAGGcaaaggagcaggaggaggagaaggagaaggaggaggaggacaccAGCTCCAAGATCAAGACCCGTTCACGCTTCTCGGCCGCCTTTCGCAGCCTCTCCAAGCCAAAGGCCAAGAAACAGAAGGAGCAAGAAGCCAAGAGCGAGGAGGAACCCACCGCCACGCAGCTGGAGGACGTGGACAGCACTGACAGTGGAGCCGCTGGGAAGACGCTTAAGAAGAAAAGTCTGacccgccgcctgctgctgggcggttTAAAGAAGACCCCAAAGGCTCGACCGCATAGCCTGGCCACCAGCGATGAGATTAGCGTGCTAGACAGCAGCCTCGAGCGGGTGGAGAcagccccagacccagaccaagATCCGGACACCCCAGACACCAATGCACCatccgccagcagcagcgccacccTCCTCCAGATAACCATAAGCGGGAAGAAAGTCGAGCCGGCCAAAGGCaagagccgcagcagcaagagTCGCACCAAGAGCTCAGCCAGCGAGACGGATTACCTGACACCAGCGGCAGAGGCGTCGGCGGGGAGGGGGGCTACAGCGGGCGGGAAGAAGAAGCCGACCACGACCACAACGGTGACGACCAAAGACACGAGCAGCACTCGGACGACAAAGCTGATTGTGGCCAAGAAGAAGCAACAGTCGACCCCCaagccagcagaagcagcgacacCCAAAGCGGCGGCAGAACGACTCGCGACGGCAGCAGAGACTGGAGGGAAAATCGCTGTCACCGAGAGCACACGAGATACGCCGCCCAGAGAGCGGGCCCCGGCCAAGCCGAGTCGCGTTCAGGTTCAGTCTGCCAGCAGCACCGGAGCCGTTCGCAAGTCATCCGCCAGCAAGAAGTTGGAattgctgcaacaacagcagcagcgcggaCACCGCCTTTCCCGACAAGTCGCCAGCAACGCCACAACGGTGGCCACCCCAGAGAGCAACCAAGTGCCGGCCCTAGAGGCGCCACCCAGTCCAGAGCCGGAGCCCAGTCCGCCCACGTGTCCGCCCCCACCCCCGCCAGTCGAGGACGAGCAGGCTGCTGACGACGCCGTGTCCTCAGCGGAGAgtgcccagagagagagtgccagtCCATCGCCCGTTGTCCGTTTCGCCGTTGGCAGCGCCGTGCGCAGTCCGCTCAGTGCCTACGAGGCTGCCTTGGCCGCGTTAGCCAATCAGCCGCCCAGCTCCAGCGAGGAGCCCAGCGACTCCAGCCTCCGGCGCCTCAGctttgcccagcagcagctcgttcTGAGCGACCACGACAGCATCGAGGGCAGGCGGGAGACCCTGCACTATCACTCCGTGGCCAGCGAGTACTCGAACGAGGACGAGGCCGCCGTGTCCGAGGACAGCGAGGAGCAGTCCGTGAAAGATCCAGCCACTGCGAACCCCATGCCGGCCTTTGGTGACCTGACCATGGATCAGGAAATGGAACCG GCCATCATGACGTCCACCAGCGAGAAACGGGAACATCTGTACAAAATTCTAGTCATCGGTGAGCTAGGCACAGGGAAGACGTCCTTCATCAAGCGCTACGTGCACCAGTTCTTCAGCCAAAACTATCGGGCCACCATTGGCGTGGACTTTGCCCTGAAGGTGCTCCAGTGGGATGGCAACACGATAGTGCGCCTCCAGCTGTGGGACATTGCCGGCCAGGAGCGGTTCGGCAACATGACGCGGGTCTACTACAAGGAAGCGGTTGGAGCGTTCATCGTGTTCGACGTCACGCGCAGCGGAACCTTCGACTGTGTGAGCAAGTGGAAGGAGGATCTGGACTCGAAGGTGCAGCTGCCAGACGGGAGTCCCATACCCTGCATACTGCTGGCCAATAAG TGTGATCAGGAGAAGCAGGGCATCGTCACGAATCCGGAGAAAATGGATGAGTATGTGAGGGAGAACGGGTTCGCCGGCTGGTTCGAGACATCCGCCAAGGAGAATATCAACATCGATGAAGCCTCCCGCGCTCTTGTGAATAAG ATACTCATCAACGATAAGCTGATAAGTGGCGACCTGGCCGATGGTGACAAGTTCAACCTGAACAACACCAGCGATGCAACTGGCACGGAAACCAAGAACAAGTGCTCCTGCTGA